The nucleotide sequence GGTTGTTCGAATTAATATTGACAGCATGGTAAAAGGactttttattgaaaatgtacaaatctacagtatatgcatacaaacacatttACAAATATTGAATTTCATTGTTAATTGTAGTGTTTCAATCCATGAATATATGTACAATTTTGAGTGAAAATGTAGAttgtataattattaataaaactgTCAACGGTTCAAATTCCTTGTTGCAATGCTATTTCACTGGTAAAGTTAGCTGCTACAGTAGGACAGATTCAGAGGTCATGGTCGACCTCCTCCTTACAGTACTTTTCTGGTGTACTGTATGTGGCATAATAgagtacatgtacatgtatgaaagtAAATGTCAATACTGCATATAAGTTCATATAAattgaaccaaaaaaacaataaaaaggcAAATTGATCAAAAATATGTTGTTTCATCATCATATGGTATGTTAGTGAGGCATCTCTCTACTCCGCATTCCCACCCCTCTTTTCCACACATACATATCTCCAACTGCAAGTGGACATCCTGTCCAAATGTGATCCAACCCATGAAACCGAAAAAGATCAGTTCGGGATCGATCAGTATTGCTAGAATTAAATTTTTGATTATCAGACactaattaaaaataatgttgTATCTTATATTTCAGAATAAAATCTTATTATCATGTCATTAATGGCTGGAAGTATTTCTGACAGgttttcattcctttttttatacttttttatataaattgtaTTTGTATAGGCCGGCTGCCAATATTGTACTAGTATAACAATGCAGATCCTTGGTTATGCAATCATGCAGCATTAAATGTTTGATTCCTCCAAGCATTTCCAGTATTGACATCAGACTCCTTACAAATAAGTGCAAACTGTATTGAATACTGTAGCTCCCAATTAATGCATGAAAGCTCACTTGGTGCAACCATGCATCATGATGTTATAATTAGGCAATATGCAAGGGTGTGTGATATCCTTAATATTGGAGTGTGAAGATTTTTCTGAATAAATTCGCTGGCAGTAATGAGTAAATGTTTGTTCACATTTTCCAGTATCATCAACTATTACAATGGCAAATCAGTAAGAAGCATTATATTGTTGCGAATTTGTAGTGTTTTCAACATGCTAATTTATCCCATTTGTACCATACTGTGATATAGAATACAACATGGTAATCTTGAAGCTATATATATGTCTCATTATTTGTTGCACATTTTGCTCAGCTATTATTTactacactactgtacagtagctcacTTGAAAATATACCTCTTGGTTATATATCACTAACAAATGTACAACACAGGCTATTTAAATGGAAGAGATGGTGTGTATATAATCCAGAATCCAGGCATTGAATTTGAGATTAAGATGTTATCTAGAACAGACCATTCTTTATCACAATTTAGATTCAAATAGGGAATACAATGTCAGTTTacttttttctctcaaaatgaCTTGTCTGAGATCACACTTGGACAAAGAAGAATACAACCCTGGAAACTGGTTAAGTGTAAAGGTCCTAATGCTCCTTTTGTAACTGTGCTTTAGATTTTTTCTGTATAATGTTCCAAACTTTGGATTTGATTTGTGTAATTGACCTATTTTGCAAACAGGCATTGTTTTCTCTTGCATCATGACATGCTTTGTATGCAGGAGGATGCATGGATTTGATGGCTTTCTTAAGCTGTGGGTCATTCATGACAGCCGTTTCTTCATGTTTACTCCATTTTGTTCTTGAGGATATTACTctctttttgtattttgtattgacaGTTGTATGAGCCTGGCTATCAGGTATTTCTTGAGTTTCAACTTCATCTATCTCACTTTCATTCTCATCAGACATTTCTCTATCTGACAAGAGTTCTTTATTATCTATTTCAAAATCTGCCAAAGCTTTTCCTTGATACTTATGAATATGGCCCTTTTCAGCAGTAAGTAACAGTTTGCTGACTTTCGCAAGAAATATCACATCTTGTGGAAGGCGGTAGTATTCTTTGTGAACACTGATATTATGCCCCAAGTGATTAGCCAGTTGTTCTAATTCTGATTCTGAAAGATTCAAAATTTGTGACAATGTAGCAAGATGCTTCCTCATATTTGTGGCTGTAAGGCGTTCAGGATTTTGAGCCCCACACTGTTGTGCATATTTATGCAGGCAATCATATCCACGAAGAGGCTGTAGAGACTCCCCTGATGGGCATGCAAAGATGTAAGGGTTTTGGGGATCAACACCAGCAAGTTCCCTAGTGTTGTTCAGTATTTCTATTGAATCTTTCATGTTGGGGGTTAGCATTACTGGAACACCGCGGTCTCGCTTACCCCTTGTCATTATTAGGCTTAGCCTTTTTGAGGCAATTTTTTGTGCTACTGGAAGTGAATCATATATCTCATCTTGAAAGTCTTTTTTTTGCCCTGTTTGTTGTTTGTAATCTTCCAGTTTAAGATTCTGGGTTTCCCCAGGTCGACGTCTGTTAAACATTATCAGTTGTGTAAGAGTTAGTGAGGCCAACTCCCTCCATAGCGATGTTGTTACCTctgttttcaaactttcttttgTCTCTTTTATGTTACATGATAATAGTTGATACAATTTCACAGTATCAGCTGTTAGTGGTATTTTAGGGGGCTTTTGCCACTTTTGTTTGCTTTGCTGTTTGTAGATTTTAGTGGCAATTTTCTTGTTCCACTGCAATTTCTTAAGCTTTAAGAATTGCTCGGCCATGTTCTCTTGTGAAGCATCTGCAGCTTTTATTGCTTCTGCAATACTTATATCTGCCAGCACATTTAAGCTTTGACCTAGCTTTTTAGCCAATGATGGTGTGGCAAACATTTGCGATGCATCGTCAAACCCACAGCAGCCCTTCACACCTGAAATTACATTATCAAAATGGCATGGATTTACTAAATCTTTAGCTGATTTTATGGCACAATTTAGCTTTTGGGTCTCGAGAAGAAGACGTGCAACAGATCTCATCCTATCTGATACAATGTAGTGTGCATTTGGGCTGTCATTGATGTAGTGTTCCCCCAATTTGCATAACCAAGGATCTGCACGTATTGTTAATACAATATTGTCAGCCTTCATACCTGCAAGTATGTTCTGCAGTTTTGAACTGCAGTCTGCCTTTGTGGGAAGCAGTACTCTGGCAGCTCTCCGAAGGCCCAaggtttgtttactttcatttttagATTCTGAGGTGCAATTTTTCTGGTGTCTCCAGAGAGATCTTTTTGCAAAATATCCGTGACAATCTGGACAAGGAATGAAATCCTCTGCATCCAGTAGCCCCATTTGTGGTCTTTTATACACCAAAAGTTGaccttttccttctttgaagACTTTTATATTGTGGGCATGGTCCCCcttttttcttaattcttcAAAAATGGCATTTCGTTCCTTTGACTTTTTAGGTTCATTTAAGGCCTTAATCACCAATGATTCATCAAAATGATGAGTTTTGAAATGTCGTGCTATTTGTAGAACAGTTTTCTCACAGTAGATGCAGTAGTGTTGTCTGTTCCAAGCTCTTTTTGATTTTTCCTCTGGGGCAGTGTACTCTGTTGATAATACACATACCTTATTACTAGTACTGGGTTGATTCTCATCAGCAGCATAGCCTTCATCTGATGTGTTAGCATCTTCTTCTGAAGAGGTGTCGCTTTCTTCATCAAATGGTACAAAATCACTTTCGACAGCATCATCTTTAGAGTAGCTTCTTAATTGTCTAAGTTTCCTTAGCCTTTTTGGAATCTAATGTAAAAAGACAtgaaaatttaatacaaataCAGAATTTCCTTGaactacatgtactgtataatgcATCTCAAATGGCAAGCTATGCATAACTTTCCAAGGGCAGGACCAGCgggtccccccacccccttgcgAAAATTAAGAGGGCCCCTCGTTTcagaaatcctggatccgccactgctTTCCATAGAGTTTCTAGGGAATCGGTATATAATATCTTACTTTTTGGCATGACAGTCTTAGAATACCAACTGTAGTGCAATAATCTAGTTATTTTGTTAGCTTTGAAAAAAATGTCCATCAGTAACTTTATGCATGTTTTTTTAAAAGTGGCAAATGCCATATTCAATCTAATAGAAGTGCCACTGGGCTAAGACAAACACAAAACCATGTGCATGTATTAGGACTATGTTAATATTGATTTGCAAATcaggtacagtacatgtaaaGTGACTATAGTTAGGGGCCAAGAACATCCCTGATTGCGACAAACTGCCATGTCATATGTCGTTACACAAGAACATGAATTCCTGTTATTGTTTAACAACTGTGACTGAACGTAAACACTCcgtgtgttgttgtttttgctttgtagTAAAAACAGGTGTCAAGGTACCAATCGTTGGGACATGTTTGCTCTGATGGGGCCACTGTTTCAAAGATTTTCTAATCAAATTTAATTCTGAAAACACAAACTTTTTGTGTGAATTAATTGCAGCCCGCAAAAAACTTATTTGATTGAACTACAATCTAACGCTATGGAGAAATGCTATTAATTTGTCAATTTGTTAATTCATGTGTAGATTTTTGTGGAGTGAAATCCTATTGTGGGTGTCGCAAatgctgattggtcaatttgCACCTCACTAAATTAAGTTGCGCACTCACATAAATATTGTATACAGACTGTCATATAGTAGGAGACTGTATGCTAAATCTATGCAATTAGAGTAAATATGATATTTGGTTAATCTTGTGTATGTTTTGTGCTAAAATGGAATAAATGCTGGTTACTAACCACTACACAGTGGCGTAACGTTGGTTTGGGGTGCCCAGTGCAAAAGCGACGGATTGGGACGCCTCTGACCTATGGTGTGCATGGTGCAGCACAGTAAATTAATTTTGGTTTTGAAAGCCATATAGCCACTTAAAAATGATTGTAACTTACAAATGATTGTAACTTACAAATGATTGTGAACTTTAGATCAAttttaattcatgttttaatgAACTAATCATGTTAAGTTGTAAAAATAGTTAGCCTTAAAAGTAATGTATTCATCTTTTCCAATTTCTGTACTTTCAAAGATTCGTCACTCGCTGCTAGTCTACTGATAGGCCCTGATTGTGGCCTGACCATATCATAATGCTTATAAATTCTGGAtttttttcaaggttttgaTATTTATAGGGTGAAAAGCGTAAAGTGGGTAAAGGTTTCTACTTCTCTTCCTAAGCCATTATAGCCATGCAAACAAAGTATTATCGTGTTGAAAGGGTATCCAGGCCTGGGTGCCCCTTAGCCCAGGTGCCTGGAGgtttgcctcccccccccccccgagagcATGAGAGTTACGCCACTGACACTAGTGTGCTTTGTTCCTATACAAACAGAAGTTGGGTTTAATTGACAGACCATGACATGAAAATCTCATcaactatttttttaaatcctaTATGTAACACTACTTCCACACACGATTTTTGATGCATACTTTTGAGCGACACACATGCATGCATTGTACTAACATACAGTTGTAGGTCAGTGGTACCCATACTCACTGTCAGTTGTGGTGCAACTGCAGACTTCCATCATTTCATACAGATAATTTAGATTGGAGGATATATGTACCGCTTCCTTATGTTGTTTCTATGAAGAATATAAGGACTATTATTTTGATCTAATTTTAGTGGAACTACAGTAATACAACACTAATGCCTAATACTTAAAGGTAGTTAAGGgtatgtttgtttgcttcatgATTCTACTTTAATAGGTCTCCATTTATTGGTGAGAAAGAAATTCTTCATATTGATGAAATGTTgcctctctatatatatgttctgGTATATACTATGAGATTCACTCAGATTGCCTTAACTCTTCTCATGCATGAAATTTAATGCCATCATGGTTCTTATTAAGTTCAAGTGATATTTCCATTCCATTCATTTATCTGCATTGTAACTGGAATATTAGGAGACTCaattgttttttgaaaaagtgtgatttgaaatAATTAACTGCAAgggtagtactgtacataccttgGAATCATTTTCTTCATAGATAGCtttgtcattatcatcatcagatGTCTGCAAGAAGTAGAATAAAGTGAATCAATAAACCATATAAATTCATTGTTGATATACAATATagaaatttacttcgctcctcgcttacctgtctcctcacaaccttagcacctcattctaccgtgcctataaagtcctggtaaaataataacactgtgcgccctctatgaccgaacccctcccccccctcggtcactcctcactactcattctaccattaaaagtgtcttcacgtgaatttcttgtggatatatttcccttggatttcgtcttggttttctttagcgatctttggaagtttctttcctcggattcttaggagtattgcagtcctttccagcccgataagtatccttttttgttgaaagggagggttttggggactgtttttattcctactgcgtttccgcccttaggttttttgcgggggtagcagttccgcgaactgcCTAGGTTTCCCGCCAATTTCCCTTCCCCACGCTATAGGCGTgtcgttgtattttcatgttcatagcatgtctacattgtatttctattcacgatttcttcttctatatttcgctctctcatgttctttttcagcttgtgttgattttgttaggCCACTTCATAGCGTTTTTCGTATTttgccgttgctaggttacgctacgtacCTCTACTCACCGTTATGTACCTCCCGTTCTCTCCCGTTCTCTTGCTAGTTTGCATTTTTCCGTAAGCTTAAGAGTTAGTCTTTCCTTAATTCGGGcgttttagtttgtctcgtaaccagctgaagtttttttttttaactttcgaTGTTTCGGCCAGGCAGAACCTGGGTCGAACACGATTTGTGTCCTAAGTGTAGAACCTACACCAGACGGGACCCATGCCTGGTCTGCATAAATTTTCCGCCAGCCCAGTGGCACTAGATAGACCAGTGGCTTACGAGTCTAAGAAGCAAGCTTTAGGGCAGGCTGGACTTGATTCCTTAGGCCATCGGTGCCCCAGAAAAAGATATAGGagagacaagagagagagagagaggaggagggagaagtggtgagagaggtggaggaaagtggccaggagagggccgaaggagaggtggagagagagagaaagagtacccctaacggtcccggcgacgtccggttgattacggccagagggaagggcaggagcaaggctcctgccaagaaaagacctcttgagaagaggcacggctcggccgggctagaggcaacgtctcagtccgggtcgcagcaagaGAGACCCATGGAGCGCGGGCTACAGGCCACGGAGAGCTCGGGTCCGAGAGAGAGAGTACGACCGAGGGGTCGCTGAAACGGAGCCGGTCCCATAGCAGGCTCCGGggagcccgggtccggcgagaaaaaaaaaaaaaaaaaaaaatcccaccggaaaggacagaatgtccgggtcgaggaaTACCGGCGtggtggtacccggcgtggtacgcacacagagacggGCTCCGGGAGCCTGGGTCCGGCGAggccccgggtccggcgagaccccgggtccggcgagactcgAAGGGAAGGCAGAACCGAGTTTTCACTCCAGATCCGAGACCGcccccggagccgggaaccagAGCTATACAATCGACTGCTGGGTCCTCAGAGATTGGCTCCGGAGGGCCCGGGCCCGACGAGAACGGGGGCGCAGGGGCAGAAGCCCGGTCCGCAGATCTCCAAACGGGATCCAAAACTGGTCCCGAAGTCGGGAGCCTACGagagtaacaacatttacaactgcgacatttacaataacatttacaactacaacaacatttacaacgagATTAACAACTGCTAGGCCCCCAGAATGGGGTAGCAGGTGCAGAAGCCCGGCCCGCAGACCCCCTAACCGGAGCCGCGGCCGGTCCTGAGGCCGGGAACCGACGAGATTACCAATgccgggcccccagaacggggtagcaggggcaagcgcccaatccgaaaagagAACCAGCCCCGAGCCAGGTTCCCACGGCAAAGGGAGAAATACTTATCCCCAGACACCGAACACAGACATCGGTGCCGAGGAGCGATCGCAACCCACGGCCAGCCCGGCCGCGACACCACGATCAATCCCAGACCAAAGAATGGAACCTGATTTGTTCCCCGGCAAGGTTTGCAGAGCGTCGGGCAACCTGTCCGGCCTAGACGACGAGGTCGACCCCTAGATTTCGGGGTTACAGAGGACGGTTACTCCCGCTTCCCAGAATAGGGGGAGTGTCccccccccggaactagcagcttgagcggcgacgacaggttcgaatcatttGCGGAAAAACACCGCTACcactacacatcccaaatgtgtgtttatttatcgaGTACCTGCAGACACtcatgggtcatattctcctcgctaattatactcctctctaatcataattcatcgccatttgcctaggttaaaatcttacttgtgtttaaaaacactgtcgtttaaaacactggtgaacccacttccagaacatgttaaaatgcgtAAGACTGAGGGGTTTTAAATCGGTTCTCATGACTTACAGTATTCCGTTTACTTTaaaaccttggcaaactgctaggaagagaactttctcgagacttggcaaagtgccaggaaacatAACGCTCATAgatccttggcaaactgccagaaaaaaaggtacaacgtggcacatttgttaagagaggagggggggggccaagcagccacctggcttgacacgtgtaagctcaacttTTACTGCAACGAGCtatcgactacgtgagcgatcctatggaataagcctttcttcctatttctttggtgaattaccaagacaaacgcgttagtaagttgaaaaaggggtaggatacaaccccagcaagttacaagcGCTAACACGCTCCGAACATACAGCATGCGCTTTATGAacaatgttcgatgttccgacatcttaagcagagttgcatttcgtagcacctgatggcctagtcttgactagcctaggcgctaggtggtttcaataggaagctgGATACCTTTACTGCACTACGAAATGGACACATCTCGacaggaagagatttgagaagtaacgggtacgttatcataacattcaatacgtgtttattacgttaaatgtggtgttgataaaacgttgacataagatgtctatgagatattacgttatattaatgttatattaatgtcttaacggaaattgttttgaaataatagcccctaaagggtttcggtaacatatttcttacacctctaataacgctatcatagcaaaagactaaacatttagtaacgcctttgtgtttgctgagtaactccctgGACTCCGTTAAACAGCcaggatttatgaggtggaatttctacaaacccaccctacacatcccctgttgggagtttgttcctggtgagtagggctgtagcttagttagctcagtggttaaacccggtgccttccaatcaaaaggtccccggttcaagtcaccccaagattaatgtatgttgtccagttacagagctgttgacaattcatagtcatggacattaaaatatgaatgtacgagactgactttggtcagcttgcggctttgataagccaatgaggcttcttcacaagttcctacttgcaggatgatctaaattacatacacaaatacatacatatactgtagttgtaaaagccacatagcagctgtagcattgattaagactctgatgaagcaaactatccattcagtactcaatttTTGGAGAGCACTGTGGTCAAGCGGTGTAGGCAGtgtactggtgatctaaggcttgcaggttttagtcctggccagatcattctgttgtttccttgggcaaggcactttatctccattgcgtctttccatccaggagggatttctctctgtttaacaggttattgttgaccagggtaatattgctaGCGCCTCTGGCTTCGTTATCGATAGATAGGCCGGCGCAGTTcaaccctcaatattattattaatattatttttcatggaaagaacctccattaaacctccctacagggtacagcttaggtctacatcatcaaggcattacttttcttcagaggttttctgattgcaactggTTGATAACTAAAGGGGTCATCAGCGGTACTGTGGTAATGCAAGCAGTACTGCGAGTGCTGCTGTACTGCAGGCGCTAACAAGGTTATCATACAGGCcactgtccttgacttctttagcagcatatACAGAGAAACCACTTTCCTGCACCACAGTGGCGTCAGCAGGGCAAAGGATCGGCCCCAACACTCTATTTGCAAAGATAACCAGGTTTCATGTACTTCCGCCTCGCTCTCAGGACTCCAGGGCAGAGAGATTGTGCCGTCTGGCATGGGAGACCGTCACCACAGCTGCAGAATCTGGCACGGCCCTATGGGTCTCCCatatagccagaaaggagagtgtgagggccgatgctctgcccaggggacaacTCGACCCCGACGAGTAAACCCTTCGCAAGGAACATgcggtaggtttttccacatgttcggcATACCTCTGATAGACCTGCTTACGACaaagggcaacaatgggctgccCATCTTTTGTAACAGGCGGTCCCACCTGCAGCCTCCCACATAGCGCCAGGTCCCTGCCTTGAGACGGACCAGAGGTTtaaattcttccccccccccccctttggcatGATCAGCCAGATACTGAGGAAGATTCGCAGCTCCAAGGGTAAACTCATCCTAGTGGCTCCCTCCGGACCCCGGGTCCCAGGCCGCAGGTCCCACACACAGGCCCCAGACGGGGACGTCTGGTTTTCCAGACGGCTCCACGCTGGGCATTAACCCAGACATTGACCAGCTCACCAAAGGCATGGCTCATCGCCGTCCACGAGTCAGACAGTTAGCCCCCTCTGCGGGGCTCTCAGCAGTGCTGCATGCCCTGGCAGGGCCGCTGTACGAATCGTCGGGGAACGTTTCCCTGGCTgctcttacaaagaaaacactcTTCGTCATTGCGGTAGCGTCAGCGTGAAGGAGTTACCTCCAAGCCCTAACAACCAAACAGAACCACATCAGATTCGAGGGCCATGGGGCGAGGACAGTTCCAGACCCGTCCCTTATTGCCAAGAACCGGGCCTTGACTTTCTTGCCCGGGGACATTTTCTTTCCGGAAATCAAAACCCTTTCATCAGTGGCTGAGGACAAGCGATGgtgcccagtcagggcactgaagtggtacttaAACAGGACAGAGAAGTTGAGACAAACAACCTCCCTTTTCATCCTGCCACGACCACCTTAAACAGCAGCCGCCAAAGATACCCTATCCCGATGGCTAGTAGAGATGATCCGCCCGTTCACGATGGGGGGATACCCGGCCAAGAGATCACAACATCAGTGGGGCCTCGGCTTCCACAGCTCTCTCTGCCGGTATCCCGATACAGGACATCCTCAAGGTGGCAGCGTGGAAAacaccaactacgttcgtcgcctgttacTTACCTGACACTCTACACGCCGAGGCAGCTTTTGGTAGCGCGGTGGTAGCCGGTTGGTActtggtcccacccctcgggcctcccaccatcgggcagtgccactcggtgctaaggttgtgaggagacaggtaagcgaggagcgaagtaaatattccaaaacttactggtttggatatttacgagtgacgagcttacctgtctccattcccgcctccctcccccgagggggtgggacacagccggacgggggagcaGTCGTTGGACTAGGCTCACGACTCCAAGCacaacaccagatagacagagccaAC is from Apostichopus japonicus isolate 1M-3 chromosome 16, ASM3797524v1, whole genome shotgun sequence and encodes:
- the LOC139982131 gene encoding uncharacterized protein isoform X4 — encoded protein: MNTMTTNEEHVEVPQEEMNTMTTNEEQDEVPQEEMNTMTTNEEHDEVPQEEMNTMETACKSTSVSFTESPNGALYFDADLRKYHHSLDNNPNEPVFLDEMTGNMYSYDICTVSCQEEYPELQPVFDKMMQQIEEQTSDDDSDKAIYEENDSKTSDDDNDKAIYEENDSKIPKRLRKLRQLRSYSKDDAVESDFVPFDEESDTSSEEDANTSDEGYAADENQPSTSNKVCVLSTEYTAPEEKSKRAWNRQHYCIYCEKTVLQIARHFKTHHFDESLVIKALNEPKKSKERNAIFEELRKKGDHAHNIKVFKEGKGQLLVYKRPQMGLLDAEDFIPCPDCHGYFAKRSLWRHQKNCTSESKNESKQTLGLRRAARVLLPTKADCSSKLQNILAGMKADNIVLTIRADPWLCKLGEHYINDSPNAHYIVSDRMRSVARLLLETQKLNCAIKSAKDLVNPCHFDNVISGVKGCCGFDDASQMFATPSLAKKLGQSLNVLADISIAEAIKAADASQENMAEQFLKLKKLQWNKKIATKIYKQQSKQKWQKPPKIPLTADTVKLYQLLSCNIKETKESLKTEVTTSLWRELASLTLTQLIMFNRRRPGETQNLKLEDYKQQTGQKKDFQDEIYDSLPVAQKIASKRLSLIMTRGKRDRGVPVMLTPNMKDSIEILNNTRELAGVDPQNPYIFACPSGESLQPLRGYDCLHKYAQQCGAQNPERLTATNMRKHLATLSQILNLSESELEQLANHLGHNISVHKEYYRLPQDVIFLAKVSKLLLTAEKGHIHKYQGKALADFEIDNKELLSDREMSDENESEIDEVETQEIPDSQAHTTVNTKYKKRVISSRTKWSKHEETAVMNDPQLKKAIKSMHPPAYKACHDARENNACLQNRSITQIKSKVWNIIQKKSKAQLQKEH